From a single Myotis daubentonii chromosome 5, mMyoDau2.1, whole genome shotgun sequence genomic region:
- the METTL14 gene encoding LOW QUALITY PROTEIN: N6-adenosine-methyltransferase non-catalytic subunit (The sequence of the model RefSeq protein was modified relative to this genomic sequence to represent the inferred CDS: deleted 1 base in 1 codon), with amino-acid sequence MDSRLQEIRERQKLRRQLLAQQLGAESADSIGAVLNSKEEQREIAETRETCRASYDTSAPNAKRKSQDEGETDEDKMEEYKDEPEMQQEEENLPYEEEIYKDSSTFLKGTQSLNPHNDYCQHFVDTGHRPQNFIRDVGLADRFEEYPKLRELIRLKDELIAKSNTPPMYLQADIEAFDIRELTPKFDVILLEPPLEEYYRETGITANEKCWTWDDIMKLEIDEIAAPRSFIFLWCGSGEGLDLGRVCLRKWGYRRCEDICWIKTNKNNPGKTKTLDPKAVFQRTKEHCLMGIKGTVKRSTDGDFIHANVDIDLIITEEPEIGNIEKPVEIFHIIEHFCLGRRRLHLFGRDSTIRPGWLTVGPTLTNSNYNAETYASYFSAPNSYLTGCTEEIERLRPKSPPPKSKADRGGGAPRGGGRGGTAAGRGRERNRSNFRGERGGFRGGRGGAHRGGFPPR; translated from the exons ATGGACAGCCGCCTGCAAGAGATCCGCGAGCGGCAGAAGCTACGGCGGCAGCTCCTCGCCCAGCAG ttgGGAGCCGAGAGTGCCGACAGCATTGGTGCCGTGTTAAACAGCaaagaggagcagagagagattGCTGAAACCAGGGAGACTTGCAG GGCTTCCTATGATACCTCTGCTCCAAATGCCAAACGGAAGTCTCAGGATGAAGGAGAGACAGATGAGGACAAAATGGAAGAATATAAG GACGAGCCTGAGatgcagcaggaggaggagaaccTGCCGTACGAGGAGGAGATTTACAAAGACTCCAGCACGTTCCTCAAG GGAACACAGAGTTTAAATCCCCATAATGACTACTGCCAGCATTTTGTAGACACTGGACATAGACCTCAGAATTTCATCAGGGATGTAG GTCTGGCGGACAGGTTTGAAGAGTACCCCAAGCTGCGGGAGCTCATCCGCCTGAAGGACGAGCTGATAGCGAAGTCGAACACGCCGCCCAT GTACTTACAGGCGGATATCGAAGCCTTTGACATCAGAGAGCTCACCCCCAAGTTCGATGTGATTCTTCTGGAACCCCCTCTGGAAGAGTATTACAGAGAGACCGGCATCACTGCCAACGAGAAGTGCTGGACTTGGGACGAT ATCATGAAGTTAGAGATCGATGAGATTGCGGCCCCTCGGTCGTTCATTTTCCTGTGGTGCGGCTCCGGGGAAGGGCTGGACCTTGGGAGAGTG TGTTTACGCAAGTGGGGCTACAGAAGATGTGAAGATATTTGTTGgattaaaaccaataaaaacaacccTGGGAAGACTAAGACTTTAGATCCAAAGGCTGTCTTCCAGAGAACAAAG GAGCACTGCCTCATGGGGATCAAAGGGACCGTGAAGCGCAGCACAGACGGGGACTTCATCCACGCCAACGTCGACATCGACCTGATCATCACGGAGGAGCCTGAGATCGGGAACATAGAGAAGCCCGTGGAGATTTTCCACATCATCGAGCACTTCTGTCTGGGCCGGCGGCGCCTTCACCTGTTTGGAAGAGATAGTACGATTCGGCCAG GCTGGCTCACGGTGGGCCCCACGCTGACCAACAGCAACTACAATGCGGAGACCTACGCGTCCTACTTCAGCGCCCCCAACTCCTACCTGACGGGCTGCACCGAGGAGATCGAGAGGCTGCGCCCCAAGTCGCCCCCGCCCAAGTCGAAGGCCGACCGGGGTGGGGGCGctccccggggcggggggcgaggaGGAACCGCTGCGGGCCGCGGACGCGAGCGGAACCGGTCCAACTTCCGCGGGGAGCGCGGTGGCTTCCGG GGGGGCCGCGGAGGTGCACACCGGGGCGGCTTTCCACCCCGGTAA